In one Fibrobacter sp. genomic region, the following are encoded:
- a CDS encoding nitroreductase family protein, with translation MKLKTILALALACCTFAFAAAKPELAKTIKFDAPPKSLNADVMFALQNRKSAQGFTEKVVSYKEIGNILWAANGINRSESGHRTAPSALNKQDVDLYVFTTQAAYKYDPKAHAMNLVVEGDNRALFTERMKTPVIILLVTDVSKFDRGPEADRILMGAADAGLVSENISIYCAGAKIDTRVRASMDKAGLQKLLGLSEKQIPLLNHAVGYEK, from the coding sequence ATGAAATTGAAAACTATTCTCGCTCTCGCTCTGGCTTGCTGCACTTTTGCTTTTGCCGCCGCAAAACCGGAACTTGCAAAGACCATCAAGTTTGATGCTCCTCCCAAGTCCTTGAATGCTGACGTGATGTTCGCTTTGCAGAATCGCAAGTCGGCACAGGGCTTTACCGAGAAGGTTGTTTCCTATAAGGAAATTGGAAATATCCTGTGGGCTGCTAACGGCATCAACCGTTCGGAAAGTGGTCATCGCACTGCACCTTCTGCGCTGAACAAGCAGGATGTGGATCTTTATGTTTTCACCACTCAGGCTGCCTACAAGTATGACCCGAAGGCTCATGCCATGAATCTTGTGGTGGAGGGAGACAACCGCGCCCTCTTTACGGAACGCATGAAGACTCCAGTGATCATCCTCTTGGTGACTGATGTTTCCAAGTTCGATCGCGGCCCTGAAGCTGACCGTATTTTGATGGGTGCTGCGGATGCTGGCCTTGTTTCTGAAAATATCAGCATCTATTGCGCTGGTGCAAAGATTGATACCCGTGTCCGTGCCTCTATGGACAAGGCTGGCCTCCAGAAACTTCTCGGCCTTTCCGAAAAGCAGATTCCTTTGTTGAATCACGCCGTGGGTTACGAAAAATAA
- a CDS encoding TIGR02147 family protein, whose protein sequence is MKSIVEYQDYRSFMRDFYEERKRSSAFTWREFAKLAGFASSGYLKLVCDGKTRLSQVGAEKVAVAMELTGFQIEYFCRMVEFCDGTTDVQKQKAFVRMQKLAADNKVRILGGEFYSYFSNWINPALRELAPIMPGAKPIDMARVLCPSVPAADVRYSLDLMIQMGLLKKTVNKKGEIVYQQEDSGLNPEFNPDQKAALNVAMRALQKKYARIASDSLEEFPPSERHLSGKTVGLDRKAYERIVAEIADFHKRIENILLDVKEYDRVYRLSMQLFPLSRDLKGKDDGND, encoded by the coding sequence GTGAAATCCATTGTTGAATACCAAGACTATCGCAGTTTCATGCGCGACTTTTACGAGGAACGTAAACGTTCCTCGGCTTTTACGTGGCGTGAATTTGCGAAGCTTGCGGGTTTCGCTTCATCTGGTTATTTGAAACTGGTGTGTGATGGTAAGACGCGCTTAAGTCAAGTTGGTGCCGAAAAGGTTGCCGTCGCAATGGAATTGACTGGATTCCAGATTGAATACTTTTGCCGGATGGTGGAGTTTTGTGATGGAACCACTGATGTCCAAAAGCAAAAGGCCTTTGTCAGGATGCAAAAGCTTGCTGCCGACAACAAGGTCCGCATTCTTGGTGGAGAATTCTATTCTTATTTCAGCAATTGGATAAATCCCGCCCTTCGTGAGTTGGCCCCGATTATGCCGGGCGCAAAACCCATCGATATGGCACGAGTCTTGTGCCCGTCTGTGCCGGCGGCGGATGTTCGCTATTCCTTGGATTTGATGATCCAAATGGGACTTTTGAAAAAGACGGTGAACAAGAAGGGCGAAATTGTCTACCAGCAGGAAGACTCGGGTTTGAATCCGGAATTCAATCCTGATCAGAAGGCGGCTTTGAATGTGGCCATGCGCGCCTTGCAAAAGAAATATGCAAGAATTGCGTCGGATTCTTTGGAGGAGTTTCCGCCGTCGGAACGTCATTTGTCCGGAAAGACCGTTGGACTAGATCGAAAGGCCTATGAACGCATTGTTGCTGAAATTGCAGATTTTCACAAAAGAATAGAGAACATTCTTTTGGATGTGAAGGAATATGATCGTGTATATCGTTTGAGTATGCAGCTGTTTCCGCTGAGTCGGGATTTGAAGGGAAAGGATGATGGCAATGATTAA
- a CDS encoding PorV/PorQ family protein: protein MRKSLLSALLLAPALTFAAGSAIITLEMPVGARQLGMGEAGSAMADDATAMFYNPAGLAFGPLADEWRVSYSADAKNAPYFTSMAARSKNGFFSKSELWAGTAEGIQKFDGEQWINYHSITLQGNAKVRDAVKVYVGTERGLDEYVRQVKAFNEIKNAEDEKHVVEVKMPWNLVVKDTITAVLYESRTEKLWVGTPKALYRFDGKGWKSYESELGNHRISALVSQGASIWIGTDDGLFVYRNGQFEQKGKVLPSQKINALAWSESRKELFVAADGAGIARLVPKKSVNDKDRWSLFTEEDGVMDLKPTALAIDSSGHVWAAHEGGLSHFNLRKWEQVQFANNHVNAVSVDQKGGIWIATDKGVWRHLPDYATASGRKAELERGTAEQEGSVKKDDEWIHYHSGNGLSVNKVWTVLPQGNDVWFSTANGMEQFKDADYQLTAFYEKLLPVLNIPDLYHLYGGMTIPLNDWGTLGAFVNFVSFGSTVASADVDVDDLVAYNSSEIVGGVSYGTRFPGDWGLGLSIKFFYSDLSSGAGAGEEEATTFGYAFDIGVLKKNLIIPKLNFAAALLNIGPSVYYVDKTNEDPIPLTWRLGLAYEIFSLADYKLTVAADYNREVVYDDERGNPEPFYIACWKSLLNPERGGDGFFEQLKNSVMQGVFNVGLEFIYSNTIALRAGYLHDQTGKRNEVDFGFGFMLSDMLQFDFATIKDVGDNDGVRDGQMRFGMLFKF from the coding sequence TTGCGTAAATCCCTACTTTCCGCCCTTTTGCTCGCACCTGCCCTGACGTTTGCAGCAGGTTCCGCTATTATCACACTTGAAATGCCCGTTGGCGCACGTCAGCTGGGTATGGGCGAAGCCGGTTCTGCCATGGCAGACGACGCTACCGCCATGTTCTACAATCCGGCAGGTCTCGCTTTCGGTCCCTTGGCCGACGAATGGCGCGTATCCTACTCCGCCGACGCCAAGAACGCACCTTATTTCACAAGCATGGCAGCCCGTTCCAAGAACGGTTTCTTCAGCAAGAGCGAACTTTGGGCCGGTACCGCAGAAGGTATCCAGAAATTTGACGGCGAACAGTGGATCAATTACCATTCCATCACTCTCCAGGGTAACGCCAAGGTCCGTGACGCAGTGAAGGTCTACGTCGGAACAGAACGCGGCTTGGACGAATATGTTCGCCAGGTGAAGGCATTCAACGAAATCAAGAACGCCGAAGACGAAAAGCACGTGGTGGAAGTGAAGATGCCCTGGAACCTGGTGGTCAAGGACACTATCACCGCCGTTCTTTATGAAAGCCGCACCGAAAAGCTCTGGGTAGGTACACCCAAGGCTCTTTATCGTTTCGACGGTAAGGGCTGGAAGAGCTACGAATCCGAACTGGGCAACCACAGAATTTCCGCCTTGGTAAGCCAGGGTGCATCCATCTGGATCGGTACCGACGATGGTTTGTTCGTCTACCGCAACGGCCAGTTCGAACAAAAAGGTAAGGTTCTCCCCAGCCAGAAGATTAACGCCCTCGCCTGGTCCGAAAGCCGCAAGGAACTTTTCGTTGCAGCCGACGGTGCAGGTATCGCACGTCTCGTCCCCAAGAAGTCTGTGAACGACAAGGACCGCTGGAGCCTGTTCACCGAAGAAGACGGCGTCATGGACCTTAAGCCCACCGCCTTGGCCATCGACAGCTCGGGTCACGTATGGGCAGCCCACGAAGGCGGCCTTAGCCACTTCAACCTCCGCAAGTGGGAACAGGTGCAGTTCGCAAATAACCACGTCAATGCAGTCTCCGTCGACCAGAAGGGCGGCATCTGGATTGCAACCGACAAGGGTGTCTGGCGCCATCTGCCGGATTATGCAACCGCCAGCGGCCGTAAGGCAGAACTTGAACGTGGCACTGCAGAACAGGAAGGCAGTGTCAAGAAGGACGATGAATGGATCCATTACCATTCCGGAAACGGCCTCTCTGTAAATAAGGTTTGGACAGTCCTTCCCCAGGGCAACGACGTCTGGTTCAGTACCGCTAATGGCATGGAACAGTTCAAGGACGCCGACTACCAGCTCACCGCCTTCTACGAAAAGCTTTTGCCGGTCTTGAATATTCCTGACCTGTACCACCTCTATGGCGGCATGACCATCCCGCTGAACGACTGGGGTACCTTGGGCGCATTCGTAAACTTCGTCAGCTTCGGTTCCACTGTGGCATCCGCAGATGTCGACGTGGATGACCTTGTAGCATACAACAGTTCTGAAATCGTGGGCGGCGTCAGCTACGGCACCCGTTTCCCCGGTGACTGGGGTCTCGGCCTCTCCATCAAGTTCTTCTACTCCGACCTGAGCTCTGGCGCAGGTGCCGGCGAAGAAGAAGCAACCACCTTCGGTTACGCATTTGATATCGGCGTTCTCAAGAAGAACTTGATTATCCCGAAGTTGAATTTCGCCGCAGCACTTTTGAACATCGGTCCTAGCGTCTACTACGTGGACAAGACCAACGAAGATCCGATTCCCTTGACCTGGCGTCTTGGCCTCGCCTACGAGATCTTCTCCTTGGCAGACTACAAGTTGACCGTTGCAGCAGACTATAACCGCGAAGTGGTCTATGACGACGAACGCGGTAATCCGGAACCGTTCTACATCGCCTGCTGGAAATCCTTGCTCAACCCGGAACGCGGTGGCGACGGTTTCTTTGAACAGTTGAAGAACTCTGTAATGCAGGGTGTGTTCAACGTGGGCTTGGAATTCATCTACTCCAACACCATCGCCCTTCGCGCAGGTTACCTGCACGACCAGACCGGCAAGCGTAACGAAGTTGACTTCGGCTTCGGCTTTATGCTCAGCGACATGCTTCAGTTCGACTTTGCCACCATCAAGGATGTGGGCGACAACGACGGCGTTCGCGACGGTCAGATGCGCTTCGGTATGCTGTTCAAGTTCTAG
- a CDS encoding FKBP-type peptidyl-prolyl cis-trans isomerase: MSKLKIFLVLLMSVSCFAVPFKMETVKEGSGDPIRAGQLIKVHYKGFLYQDSTKLTEVSKNDSVVVAGSAATDSTAESTEAAENGPFADSYANGEPLEFTIGVGMVIPGWEKGLMGMKVGEIRKLYVPYQMAYGENSLEGIPAYSDLYFEVELVAAEKPMEPDVFPKSVEGLKWKDAAKGLKIYDEKVGSGKPAAVGSVLKTHYTGWLLSGRKFGSSKDMGKPLQVVLGAGKMIKGWEVGLEGMREGGVRWFRVSPNMGYGATAYSMIPSNSTLIFKVELVSAEIDEAVAAAMDFFPDTTALTFENGSEGLRYAVIKQGEGEPAQKGDKAVVHYTGWLTNGYKFDSSRDRGQVFSFPLGGGRVIRGWELGVQGMLPGEKRILIVPPGIGYGNRAAGPIPAGSTLIFAVEYLGNE, translated from the coding sequence ATGTCTAAATTAAAGATTTTTCTTGTTCTGTTGATGAGTGTGAGCTGTTTCGCCGTTCCTTTCAAAATGGAAACCGTAAAGGAAGGTTCTGGAGACCCGATCCGTGCAGGACAATTGATTAAAGTTCATTACAAAGGATTCCTGTACCAGGATAGCACCAAGTTGACAGAAGTGTCAAAAAATGACTCTGTTGTCGTGGCTGGTTCTGCTGCAACCGACTCTACCGCTGAATCTACCGAAGCTGCTGAAAACGGTCCCTTTGCTGACTCCTATGCAAATGGCGAACCGCTGGAATTCACTATCGGCGTGGGTATGGTGATCCCGGGTTGGGAAAAGGGCCTTATGGGCATGAAGGTTGGCGAAATCCGCAAGCTTTATGTGCCCTACCAGATGGCTTATGGCGAAAACTCCCTGGAAGGCATTCCTGCATACTCCGATCTTTACTTTGAAGTGGAGTTGGTTGCCGCAGAAAAACCCATGGAACCGGACGTATTCCCCAAGAGTGTTGAAGGGCTCAAGTGGAAGGATGCCGCCAAGGGTCTCAAGATTTACGACGAAAAGGTTGGTTCCGGCAAGCCTGCCGCCGTAGGTTCCGTGCTTAAGACTCATTATACCGGCTGGCTTCTTTCTGGCCGTAAGTTCGGTAGCTCCAAGGACATGGGCAAGCCCCTCCAGGTTGTGCTTGGCGCTGGCAAGATGATCAAGGGCTGGGAAGTAGGCCTCGAAGGCATGCGTGAAGGCGGCGTTCGCTGGTTCCGCGTTTCTCCCAACATGGGCTATGGCGCAACAGCCTACTCCATGATTCCCTCCAACTCCACCTTGATCTTCAAGGTGGAACTGGTTTCTGCAGAAATTGACGAAGCTGTGGCTGCCGCCATGGACTTCTTCCCGGATACAACCGCATTGACTTTTGAAAACGGTTCCGAAGGCTTGCGCTACGCTGTAATCAAGCAGGGCGAAGGCGAACCTGCCCAGAAGGGCGACAAGGCTGTGGTCCATTATACCGGATGGCTTACCAATGGCTACAAGTTCGATAGCTCCCGTGACCGTGGCCAGGTATTCAGCTTCCCGCTGGGTGGTGGCCGTGTGATCCGCGGTTGGGAACTGGGTGTTCAGGGTATGCTTCCGGGTGAAAAGAGAATCTTGATCGTTCCGCCGGGAATTGGTTACGGCAACCGCGCCGCAGGTCCGATTCCAGCAGGCTCTACTTTGATCTTCGCCGTGGAATATCTGGGTAACGAATAG
- a CDS encoding branched-chain amino acid transporter permease, which produces MTSQQQIITIIILAVITFMTRALPFLVFPAGKPTPKYIQYLGKALPLAVFGMLVVYCLKEVNWLEGVHGIPEIAGIAATALVHIWRRQLFLSMAVGTALYMVLIRVLV; this is translated from the coding sequence ATGACTTCCCAGCAGCAGATTATTACCATCATAATTCTTGCGGTGATTACGTTTATGACCCGCGCCTTGCCTTTCCTTGTTTTCCCTGCAGGAAAACCTACGCCAAAATACATCCAGTACCTGGGCAAGGCCTTGCCCCTTGCAGTTTTTGGAATGCTGGTAGTCTATTGCCTTAAGGAAGTGAATTGGCTTGAAGGAGTGCATGGCATTCCTGAAATTGCGGGAATCGCCGCTACGGCTCTTGTTCACATTTGGCGTCGTCAGTTGTTCCTTTCCATGGCGGTGGGAACCGCACTTTACATGGTGCTGATTCGCGTTCTTGTATAG
- the rsmG gene encoding 16S rRNA (guanine(527)-N(7))-methyltransferase RsmG, whose translation MANSNWSKKPNKGSWGKVPSRMPARGADALGSAFVPHMKAPRTEFPLFNGKRVTPSLAGLDKLLHYYGVELQEDTLKQIWEYHQLIRANNDDQDLTRLNAFETMVERHYADCTLINAFVEKWPARMIDVGSGAGFPGIPLKIVNPKINLTLCEPRPNRINFLNMVIEKLGLKDIDVFGHKVTSHSMTIPVDGVISRAFELMEKTFPRLQNSLKVGGRVFFMKGPAAADELKTLHPEDYGYKLLEKHFYSIPNSTQERALVIFQREE comes from the coding sequence ATGGCAAATTCAAACTGGTCAAAAAAGCCCAATAAGGGTTCCTGGGGTAAAGTTCCTTCTCGTATGCCTGCCCGTGGTGCAGACGCCTTAGGCAGCGCCTTTGTGCCTCATATGAAGGCTCCCCGCACAGAGTTCCCTCTGTTCAATGGCAAACGCGTGACTCCGTCTTTGGCGGGCCTTGATAAGCTTCTGCATTATTATGGAGTAGAACTTCAGGAAGACACCCTGAAGCAGATTTGGGAATACCACCAGCTGATCCGCGCCAACAATGATGACCAGGATTTGACTCGCCTCAACGCCTTTGAAACTATGGTGGAACGTCACTATGCCGACTGTACCTTGATTAACGCATTCGTTGAAAAGTGGCCGGCCCGCATGATCGACGTGGGAAGTGGCGCGGGTTTCCCGGGAATCCCCCTGAAGATTGTGAACCCGAAGATCAACCTGACTCTTTGTGAACCTCGCCCCAATCGTATCAATTTCTTGAACATGGTGATTGAAAAACTGGGCTTGAAGGATATTGACGTGTTCGGCCACAAGGTTACAAGCCACAGCATGACCATTCCTGTGGATGGCGTGATTAGCCGAGCTTTCGAACTGATGGAAAAGACTTTCCCGCGCCTCCAGAATTCCCTGAAGGTTGGAGGCCGCGTATTCTTTATGAAGGGTCCTGCCGCTGCTGACGAATTGAAGACCCTGCATCCGGAAGATTACGGCTACAAGCTGCTGGAAAAGCATTTCTATTCCATTCCTAACAGCACCCAGGAACGTGCCCTGGTGATTTTCCAGCGAGAAGAGTAA
- a CDS encoding PorT family protein yields MQRLIAVLILWFSSFVMAGFGNFDIGARGSLSGMRIHTDGPNIYSSEVAIGDGISLDLSYRFNDIVFLHSGVGVDYRKFSGYAGDPNKACFCPAEGPCDPCDDGNGNPWKIDKFWFMEIPLFIQARSPTGSFIEGGLVFDVLMDHRTERRFIYESGEKESLASHTNKFGANIAVAMGNVFPSGFFVDFRLMYRLNDLVEAHSVCTDVTKTVWYYNSWDDVTEVTEQRRVYSATFYRMLKVQLGVGYWF; encoded by the coding sequence ATGCAGAGACTTATTGCTGTATTGATTCTGTGGTTTTCAAGTTTCGTAATGGCGGGCTTTGGAAACTTTGATATCGGTGCCCGAGGAAGTTTGAGTGGCATGCGTATCCATACAGATGGTCCAAATATTTATTCATCTGAAGTTGCTATTGGTGATGGAATATCATTGGACCTATCCTATCGTTTTAATGATATTGTTTTTCTTCATTCCGGAGTTGGTGTAGATTACCGAAAATTTTCAGGATATGCGGGAGATCCCAACAAGGCATGTTTCTGCCCGGCAGAAGGTCCTTGCGATCCCTGTGATGATGGTAATGGAAATCCCTGGAAGATTGACAAATTCTGGTTCATGGAAATACCGTTGTTTATACAAGCCAGATCCCCTACGGGAAGCTTTATCGAAGGTGGTTTAGTTTTTGATGTGTTGATGGATCACCGTACGGAAAGGAGATTCATATATGAATCGGGTGAGAAGGAATCTTTGGCTTCCCATACTAACAAATTTGGCGCCAATATTGCTGTTGCGATGGGCAACGTCTTTCCATCTGGATTCTTTGTAGACTTTCGACTGATGTACCGATTGAATGATCTTGTGGAGGCCCACAGCGTTTGTACGGATGTTACAAAAACCGTTTGGTATTACAACTCCTGGGATGACGTAACGGAAGTCACGGAGCAGCGTAGAGTCTACTCGGCGACTTTTTATAGGATGTTGAAAGTTCAACTGGGAGTGGGCTACTGGTTTTAG
- a CDS encoding lysozyme inhibitor LprI family protein, which yields MKKLFIAMILCALSVSAFAAEYKCDKYTASYDRTYCMSKLFVESDNELNEVYKELREKINEEGKVDLKKTEVSWIKYRNSKCEVMPGTIDVRCSYEVNVERTNYLRDRLRECKVGQCDYKAIKSQSW from the coding sequence ATGAAAAAGCTTTTTATCGCCATGATTCTTTGTGCATTGTCTGTTTCCGCATTCGCTGCAGAATACAAGTGCGACAAATACACCGCATCCTACGACAGAACCTACTGCATGAGCAAGCTTTTCGTAGAATCCGATAATGAACTGAACGAAGTTTACAAGGAACTCCGCGAAAAGATCAACGAAGAAGGAAAAGTTGATCTCAAGAAAACCGAAGTTTCCTGGATTAAATACAGAAATTCCAAGTGCGAAGTTATGCCTGGCACTATTGATGTTCGCTGCAGCTACGAAGTCAACGTAGAAAGAACCAATTACCTTCGTGACCGTCTTCGCGAATGCAAGGTCGGTCAGTGCGATTACAAGGCCATCAAGTCTCAAAGCTGGTAA
- a CDS encoding AzlC family ABC transporter permease — MNNFQSSFKNSLRVAFKRSLPVLTGYWFLGITYGVLAESMGFSYWYPLSMALFIYSGSAEFLGLGMLAAGFNPLAAASMALVVGARHLFYGISMLDRYKGMGWRKPLLIFWLTDETFAVNYNAREATATEMLLVSFLDYSYWITGGFMGYMFGSFLKFDIHGLEFVVTAMFTAIFMDQFLKEKELRPAWIGIGCTAVSLFVVGSQYFVIPAMIGILLMLTAFRKKLEPSYFEEVRK, encoded by the coding sequence ATGAATAATTTCCAATCTTCATTTAAGAATTCCCTGAGGGTCGCTTTCAAACGATCTCTTCCGGTGCTTACGGGGTACTGGTTTTTGGGCATTACTTATGGGGTATTGGCGGAATCCATGGGATTTAGCTATTGGTATCCGCTGTCCATGGCGTTATTCATTTATAGTGGCTCCGCAGAGTTTCTTGGCCTTGGAATGCTTGCTGCAGGTTTCAATCCCCTGGCTGCTGCAAGTATGGCCCTTGTGGTGGGTGCCCGCCATTTGTTCTATGGAATTTCCATGCTGGACCGTTACAAGGGCATGGGCTGGCGAAAGCCTCTCCTAATTTTCTGGCTTACGGATGAAACTTTCGCGGTGAACTACAATGCTCGTGAAGCTACGGCAACAGAAATGCTGTTGGTCAGTTTCCTGGATTATTCCTATTGGATTACAGGCGGCTTCATGGGTTACATGTTTGGCTCATTCTTGAAGTTCGATATTCATGGTCTTGAGTTTGTTGTAACCGCTATGTTTACCGCCATCTTTATGGATCAGTTCCTGAAGGAAAAGGAACTGCGTCCGGCGTGGATTGGCATTGGCTGCACTGCCGTCAGCCTGTTTGTTGTGGGGTCCCAGTACTTCGTGATTCCTGCCATGATTGGGATTCTTTTGATGCTGACCGCGTTCCGCAAAAAGCTGGAACCTAGTTATTTTGAGGAGGTCCGCAAATGA
- a CDS encoding epoxyqueuosine reductase QueH, with amino-acid sequence MTDQVNEKKDCAYAKPPKHNYQRDLEYIIHGLQKRGEVPHLLLHACCAPCSSYCIEYLSQFFKITVFYYNPNISPDEEYRHRVAEIKRFVAEFPTKNPVTLIEGEYEPKKFYETVRGLENEPEGGKRCRKCFEMRLAESARIAKELCVDFVTTTLTISPMKDAQVLNEVMQEQCDVYGVKRLPTDFKKKGGFKRSTELSEEYKLYRQNFCGCVFSMREAKEREARAAATKAEDI; translated from the coding sequence ATGACTGATCAAGTCAACGAAAAAAAAGACTGCGCTTACGCCAAACCGCCAAAGCATAATTACCAGCGGGACCTGGAATACATTATCCACGGTTTGCAGAAACGTGGCGAAGTGCCCCACCTGCTCCTCCACGCATGTTGCGCACCCTGTAGCAGTTACTGCATTGAGTACCTTTCCCAATTCTTCAAGATAACCGTATTCTACTACAACCCGAATATTTCTCCCGATGAAGAATACCGTCATCGCGTTGCGGAAATCAAGCGTTTCGTTGCCGAGTTCCCCACCAAGAATCCGGTGACCTTGATTGAGGGCGAATACGAACCCAAGAAGTTTTACGAAACGGTCCGCGGTCTAGAAAACGAACCCGAAGGTGGCAAGCGTTGCCGCAAATGTTTTGAGATGCGTCTGGCAGAAAGCGCCCGCATCGCCAAGGAACTCTGCGTCGATTTCGTCACCACCACCCTCACCATCAGCCCCATGAAGGACGCCCAAGTTCTTAACGAAGTGATGCAGGAACAGTGCGACGTCTATGGCGTCAAGCGCCTCCCCACCGACTTTAAAAAGAAAGGTGGATTCAAGCGATCCACCGAACTCTCCGAAGAGTATAAATTATACCGTCAGAATTTTTGCGGTTGCGTATTCTCTATGCGAGAAGCAAAAGAACGCGAAGCCCGAGCTGCCGCAACCAAGGCCGAAGATATTTAA
- a CDS encoding Rrf2 family transcriptional regulator, with product MRISTKGRYALRVMIDLAKNGRDNYVKLQELSARQQISEKYLEGILGTLVRSKLLEGARGKGGGYKLKCEPSECSVWDILSLTETSVAPVACLDDKENKCERAGICITLPVWKELDGIIRGYLEGVKLDQFVRGVEAADGKMPDDKIWSCGL from the coding sequence ATGCGAATTTCTACTAAAGGCCGTTATGCTTTGCGTGTGATGATTGACCTGGCTAAGAATGGCCGTGACAATTACGTGAAACTGCAGGAACTGTCAGCCCGTCAGCAAATCTCTGAAAAGTACCTGGAAGGCATTCTGGGAACTTTGGTGCGCAGCAAGCTTTTGGAAGGTGCCCGCGGCAAGGGCGGTGGCTACAAGCTTAAGTGCGAACCTTCGGAATGCAGCGTGTGGGATATTCTCTCCCTGACGGAAACCTCGGTGGCGCCTGTAGCCTGCCTGGACGACAAGGAGAACAAGTGCGAACGCGCCGGCATTTGCATTACGCTTCCGGTGTGGAAGGAACTGGACGGCATTATCCGCGGTTACCTAGAGGGAGTTAAGCTGGACCAGTTTGTGCGTGGTGTTGAAGCCGCCGATGGCAAAATGCCCGACGATAAAATCTGGAGCTGCGGGCTCTAG
- a CDS encoding MATE family efflux transporter, translating to MLLLIGQLSLPAILAQISTTIMEYIDASMVGHLGSSEAASVGLVASSTWLLGCLCYAVNAGFTVQIAHAIGAKRDVRARNLVKVGLLFGLCFSALLMAFGVFMSGKIPGLLGADPSIHQNASIYFLIIALGLPAMQLNGMAAGMLQCSGNMKLPSALQVCSCFLDVLLNFFLIFETRDVSIFGATFTMPGAGLGVMGAALGTTITEVIIMSLMLYFLLVRSKSLHLRAKEKICFSIKQIKEAFRISWPVGLEQLVMCSAYVMFTAIVTPLGAAAIAANSFAITIESLCYMPGYGIAHAATTLIGQSIGAKRFDLTHKMGFMTTGMGMTIMAILAVFMFIFAPELIGLFTPDEEIRRLGTAILRIEAFAEPFYAASIVANGVFRGAGSTFVPSIMNLVSMWVVRLPLAAFLVTKYGLRGAWMAMCAELCFRGTIYLVRLARGRWIPKHS from the coding sequence ATGCTGCTTTTAATTGGGCAGCTCAGTCTTCCTGCAATTCTTGCGCAGATTTCCACCACCATCATGGAATACATTGATGCCTCCATGGTGGGGCACCTGGGTTCCAGCGAAGCGGCCTCCGTAGGCCTCGTAGCATCCAGCACGTGGCTGCTGGGCTGTTTATGCTATGCGGTGAACGCAGGTTTCACCGTACAGATTGCCCACGCCATCGGAGCCAAGCGCGACGTTCGGGCCCGTAACCTGGTGAAGGTGGGCCTTCTTTTCGGCCTGTGTTTCAGCGCATTGCTCATGGCCTTCGGCGTTTTCATGTCCGGAAAAATTCCTGGACTTCTGGGAGCCGACCCCAGCATCCATCAAAACGCCTCCATCTACTTTTTAATCATCGCCTTGGGCCTTCCGGCAATGCAGTTGAACGGCATGGCCGCAGGTATGTTGCAATGCAGCGGCAATATGAAATTGCCCAGCGCCTTGCAAGTCTGTTCCTGTTTCCTTGATGTGCTTCTGAACTTCTTCCTGATTTTCGAAACTCGGGACGTCAGCATCTTCGGTGCAACATTCACAATGCCTGGCGCAGGCCTCGGTGTTATGGGCGCTGCCCTCGGCACAACCATTACCGAAGTCATCATCATGTCACTGATGCTCTACTTCCTTTTGGTCAGGAGCAAAAGTTTGCACCTTCGCGCCAAGGAAAAAATCTGTTTTTCCATCAAGCAGATTAAGGAAGCCTTCAGAATTTCCTGGCCCGTCGGGTTGGAACAGTTGGTGATGTGCAGCGCCTACGTTATGTTCACCGCCATCGTTACGCCGCTGGGCGCAGCTGCCATTGCCGCAAACTCTTTTGCCATCACCATCGAAAGTTTATGCTATATGCCGGGCTATGGAATCGCCCACGCCGCTACCACATTGATTGGCCAGAGCATTGGGGCCAAGCGCTTTGACCTTACCCACAAAATGGGATTCATGACAACCGGCATGGGCATGACCATCATGGCAATACTAGCCGTATTCATGTTCATCTTCGCTCCGGAACTCATTGGCCTCTTTACACCTGACGAAGAAATCCGCAGATTGGGTACAGCGATTTTAAGAATTGAAGCTTTTGCGGAACCTTTCTATGCAGCCTCCATTGTTGCCAACGGTGTTTTCCGCGGCGCAGGCAGCACCTTCGTTCCCAGCATTATGAACCTTGTGAGCATGTGGGTGGTGCGCCTCCCCCTTGCTGCATTCCTCGTTACAAAATACGGTCTTCGTGGCGCATGGATGGCCATGTGCGCAGAACTCTGCTTCCGAGGCACCATCTACTTGGTACGACTTGCTAGAGGACGCTGGATTCCGAAACACAGCTAA